Proteins encoded within one genomic window of Pigmentiphaga sp. H8:
- a CDS encoding tripartite tricarboxylate transporter substrate-binding protein codes for MRTFMLAAALAVAAGPVSAQTFPARPVTVIVPFSAGGPTDVVARHLALAIGANLGQTVVVDNRPSSGGIVGAEALLRAAPDGYTLMIHNIGMSTVKALSPEIKFDPVRDFGYVGEVVDVPMTLVGKKDLPARNFQELSAYLQSQGSRINLSNAGIGTASHLCGLMLMTRLKVALTTVPYKGAAPAMTDLQGGQVDLLCDQITTTQQPILANRVQAYGSTTAVRLPSLPELPTLSEQGLPGFEVTVWHGLYAPRATPPAVIGRLQQALQAAQSDPAFVDSMKKLGAMPVGAGRATPAALEQKLKSQVATWTPLIQQSQGLVQ; via the coding sequence ATGCGGACATTCATGCTTGCGGCGGCATTGGCCGTGGCGGCCGGGCCGGTATCGGCGCAGACCTTTCCGGCACGACCCGTCACGGTGATCGTGCCGTTCTCGGCCGGCGGCCCGACGGACGTGGTCGCGCGGCACCTGGCGCTGGCCATCGGCGCCAACCTGGGGCAGACGGTGGTGGTGGACAACCGGCCCAGCTCGGGCGGCATCGTCGGCGCGGAAGCGCTGTTGCGCGCCGCGCCCGACGGCTACACGCTGATGATCCACAACATCGGCATGTCCACCGTGAAGGCGCTGTCCCCGGAGATCAAGTTCGATCCGGTGCGGGACTTCGGCTATGTGGGCGAAGTGGTCGACGTGCCCATGACGCTGGTCGGCAAGAAGGACCTGCCGGCCAGGAATTTCCAGGAACTCTCGGCCTATCTGCAGAGCCAGGGCTCGCGCATCAACCTCAGCAATGCCGGCATCGGCACGGCGTCGCATCTATGCGGGCTGATGCTGATGACGCGCCTGAAGGTGGCCCTGACGACCGTTCCGTACAAGGGCGCCGCGCCGGCCATGACCGACCTGCAGGGCGGCCAGGTCGACCTGCTGTGCGACCAGATCACGACCACCCAGCAACCCATCCTGGCGAACCGCGTGCAGGCCTATGGCAGCACCACGGCGGTCCGCCTGCCTTCGCTGCCGGAGCTGCCGACGCTGAGCGAACAGGGCCTGCCTGGTTTCGAGGTCACGGTCTGGCACGGCCTGTACGCGCCGCGCGCGACGCCGCCGGCCGTGATCGGCCGGCTGCAGCAGGCCTTGCAGGCCGCCCAGTCGGATCCGGCTTTCGTCGACAGCATGAAGAAGCTGGGGGCGATGCCCGTGGGAGCCGGACGAGCGACGCCCGCCGCGCTGGAACAGAAGCTCAAGAGCCAGGTTGCCACGTGGACACCGCTCATCCAGCAGTCGCAGGGATTGGTGCAATAG
- a CDS encoding CaiB/BaiF CoA-transferase family protein, translated as MSAALPMLKGYRVLDMTQIVAGPTCSRIMAELGADVIKLELAPFGDRTRIGGLRSRDPLHKNSSRSTYYFQHNHSKRSVAVDMKHPRGVALIKALAARCDVLVENFSPGVMERAGLSYEALREANPGLVMCSISLAGQRGPLSRKPGYDYVAQAYAGITDLIGDPDGDPAMITMAVGDTATGLTAAMAVGYALLHRERTGEGQHVEASLLDTYFQMHEVALPRVSLRPGYTPRRTGSQHPDGGPTGLFRCGDGRYIALATLPHQWEALARALDMPELLADPRFATAALRRDNNAALKTLLEGWLARFDSCETAVAALEAHRIPCAPVLTLNEAMAQPHLRERGTVRRVHDEVLGDFDIPGLPVRFSAWEPARELRADALGEHNEDVLSEVLGLGPEDIEALYAQEVLVQDRLIARGRRGAA; from the coding sequence ATGTCCGCCGCCTTGCCCATGCTCAAGGGATACCGCGTCCTGGATATGACGCAGATCGTGGCCGGGCCGACCTGCTCGCGCATCATGGCCGAGCTCGGCGCCGACGTCATCAAGCTCGAACTCGCGCCGTTCGGCGACCGCACCCGCATAGGCGGACTGCGTTCGCGCGATCCGCTGCACAAGAATTCCAGCCGCAGCACCTATTACTTCCAGCACAACCATTCCAAGCGCAGCGTGGCGGTGGACATGAAGCATCCGCGCGGCGTGGCGCTGATCAAGGCGCTGGCCGCGCGCTGCGACGTGCTGGTCGAGAACTTCAGCCCGGGCGTCATGGAGCGCGCGGGGCTGTCCTACGAGGCGCTGCGCGAAGCGAACCCGGGCCTGGTCATGTGCTCGATCTCGCTGGCGGGCCAGCGCGGGCCGCTCAGCCGCAAGCCCGGCTACGACTATGTCGCCCAGGCCTATGCCGGGATCACCGACCTGATCGGCGACCCGGACGGCGATCCGGCGATGATCACCATGGCGGTCGGCGACACGGCCACCGGGCTGACGGCGGCGATGGCCGTGGGCTATGCGCTGCTGCATCGCGAGCGCACCGGGGAAGGCCAGCACGTCGAGGCCTCGCTGCTGGACACCTATTTCCAGATGCACGAGGTGGCGCTGCCGCGCGTGTCGCTGCGTCCCGGCTATACGCCGCGCCGCACCGGCTCGCAGCATCCCGACGGCGGTCCGACCGGCCTGTTCCGCTGCGGCGACGGCCGCTACATCGCCCTGGCCACGCTGCCCCACCAATGGGAGGCGCTGGCCCGCGCGCTGGACATGCCCGAACTGCTGGCCGATCCGCGTTTCGCCACGGCGGCCCTGCGGCGCGACAACAACGCGGCGCTCAAGACCCTGCTGGAAGGGTGGCTGGCGCGCTTCGATTCCTGCGAGACGGCCGTGGCCGCGCTGGAGGCGCACCGCATTCCCTGCGCGCCCGTCCTGACGCTGAACGAGGCGATGGCGCAACCGCACCTGCGCGAGCGCGGCACCGTGCGGCGCGTCCATGACGAGGTGCTGGGCGATTTCGACATCCCCGGCTTGCCGGTCCGTTTTTCCGCCTGGGAACCGGCGCGCGAGCTGCGCGCCGATGCCCTGGGCGAGCACAACGAAGACGTGTTGAGCGAGGTGCTCGGGCTGGGGCCCGAGGACATCGAGGCGCTCTACGCGCAAGAGGTCCTGGTACAGGACAGGCTGATCGCGCGCGGCAGACGCGGGGCGGCCTGA
- a CDS encoding glutathione S-transferase family protein: MIDLYFWTTPNAYKVSILLEELGQPYRVVPVHIGKGEQFDPAFLAISPNSKVPAIVDQDGPDGRPLAMFESGAIMMYLAEKFASPLLPADPVGRYATVQWLMFQMGGVGPMLGQAHHFRKYAPETISYAVDRYTNEAHRLYGVIDRRLGEAEYLAGDAYTLADIATYPWLRPYRWQGQDIDAWPNLKRWYAAVRARPAVQRGLAVLAGKVDRSGAPPQGERWNNLFGGARPGARQV; the protein is encoded by the coding sequence ATGATCGACCTCTATTTCTGGACCACTCCGAACGCCTACAAGGTCTCGATCCTGCTGGAGGAACTGGGGCAGCCCTATCGCGTGGTGCCGGTGCACATCGGCAAGGGCGAGCAGTTCGATCCCGCCTTCCTGGCCATCAGCCCCAACAGCAAGGTGCCCGCCATCGTCGATCAGGACGGTCCGGACGGGCGGCCGCTGGCGATGTTCGAGTCGGGCGCGATCATGATGTACCTGGCCGAGAAATTCGCCAGCCCACTGCTGCCCGCCGATCCGGTGGGGCGCTATGCCACCGTGCAGTGGCTGATGTTCCAGATGGGCGGAGTCGGCCCCATGCTGGGCCAGGCGCATCACTTCCGCAAGTACGCGCCCGAGACCATTTCCTACGCGGTGGACCGCTACACCAACGAGGCGCATCGCCTGTACGGCGTGATCGACCGCCGCCTGGGCGAGGCCGAGTACCTGGCCGGCGATGCCTATACGCTGGCCGACATCGCCACCTATCCCTGGCTGCGGCCCTACAGGTGGCAGGGCCAGGACATCGACGCCTGGCCCAACCTGAAGCGCTGGTACGCGGCGGTTCGCGCCCGTCCGGCCGTGCAGCGCGGACTCGCGGTGCTGGCCGGGAAGGTGGACCGCAGCGGCGCTCCGCCCCAGGGCGAGCGTTGGAACAACCTGTTCGGCGGCGCCCGGCCGGGCGCGCGCCAAGTCTGA
- a CDS encoding LysR substrate-binding domain-containing protein, with translation MELRQLRYFVRIVELGSVSRAAKDLYIAQPALSAQLANLESELGVRLLARSVRGVTPTAGGKTLYLHAQAVLRQVERLRRDVAHAGALPGGPVSVGMPTSAANVLAGPLIATVQQRYPDVQLSLVESLSGHLRELVGNGRLEMSLLFEPAPPPGAAAREGGDLPHIHRVPLVEEELFLLSATPAPGARDGRVSLEDAAAMRLVLPGRANITRQLIDQVFAARGLATQVMAELDSLSTIQTIVERGQAATILSLSSLVGEGARDRLSALSVGDPPILRRLSLCSPDIVAMGSAAESVAALIPELVRDIVAAGGWPGATALAAAEVP, from the coding sequence ATGGAACTGAGGCAGTTGCGGTACTTCGTTCGCATCGTCGAACTGGGCAGCGTGTCCCGCGCGGCCAAGGATCTCTATATCGCGCAGCCGGCCCTGAGCGCGCAGCTGGCGAACCTGGAATCCGAACTGGGCGTGCGGCTGCTGGCGCGCAGCGTGCGCGGCGTCACACCCACCGCCGGCGGCAAGACGCTGTACCTGCATGCCCAGGCCGTGCTGCGGCAGGTCGAACGCCTGCGCCGCGACGTCGCGCATGCCGGCGCGCTGCCCGGCGGCCCGGTGTCGGTAGGCATGCCCACCAGCGCCGCCAACGTGCTGGCCGGCCCGCTCATCGCCACCGTGCAGCAGCGCTATCCCGACGTCCAGCTCAGCCTGGTCGAAAGCCTGAGCGGCCACCTGCGCGAACTGGTGGGCAACGGCCGCCTGGAGATGTCCCTGCTGTTCGAGCCGGCACCGCCACCGGGCGCGGCCGCGCGCGAGGGCGGCGACCTGCCCCACATCCACCGCGTCCCGCTGGTCGAGGAAGAGCTGTTCCTGCTGTCGGCCACGCCCGCCCCAGGCGCCCGCGACGGCCGCGTCAGCCTGGAGGACGCCGCGGCGATGCGGCTGGTGCTGCCCGGACGCGCCAACATCACCCGCCAGCTCATCGACCAGGTATTCGCCGCGCGCGGGCTGGCCACCCAGGTCATGGCCGAACTCGATTCGCTGTCCACCATCCAGACCATCGTCGAACGCGGCCAGGCGGCCACCATCCTGTCGCTCTCCTCGCTGGTGGGCGAAGGCGCTCGCGACCGGCTGTCGGCGCTGTCGGTGGGCGACCCGCCCATCCTGCGGCGGCTCTCGCTGTGCAGCCCGGACATCGTCGCCATGGGCTCCGCCGCGGAAAGCGTGGCCGCGCTGATCCCCGAGCTGGTGCGGGACATCGTCGCGGCGGGCGGCTGGCCCGGCGCCACGGCGCTGGCGGCCGCGGAGGTTCCATAG
- a CDS encoding CaiB/BaiF CoA-transferase family protein, protein MNQITQKLLSGTLVLDLTRFFSGPQATLFLAGMGAQVVKIDDPATGDPTAFSPPYAGPGGVSFQRTSDADMGLAYLKRARGKQSVMLDLKSEAGREVFLRMVAGADVVIDNFSAGVADRLGIGYDALAAVNPGIVYCSLTGYGATGSDRHLKAYDLMVQAAVGLMSVTGEAGGPPVKTGSPLSDAIAGVFAASGILAALLHRQRTGRGQAVDVSMADCLFSLMFDEPFDCYERLGLPHRQGSRIMRFSPFNVYRSRDGWVVLGAATAADWTALLGAMERHDLTDDARMNDLGWRIAHNAQVDAIVSAWTEARATQDIVQALHAAKVPCSPVRSIDEVMQWRQLRERGMVVPVHNPMTGTDMAASAPGFPIKFSAGQAGYDAPAPLPGAHTQEILETLAGLSPQRIEELAARGIVRRAQVPPSQ, encoded by the coding sequence ATGAACCAGATCACGCAGAAGCTATTGTCCGGGACCCTCGTATTGGATCTGACCCGCTTTTTCTCGGGTCCGCAGGCCACCCTGTTCCTTGCGGGCATGGGCGCGCAGGTCGTGAAGATCGACGATCCCGCCACGGGCGATCCCACCGCGTTTTCCCCTCCTTATGCCGGACCCGGCGGCGTGTCCTTCCAGCGGACCTCGGACGCGGACATGGGCCTGGCCTACCTGAAACGCGCGCGCGGCAAGCAATCGGTCATGCTGGACCTGAAATCGGAAGCGGGCCGCGAGGTATTCCTGCGCATGGTGGCCGGCGCCGACGTCGTGATCGACAATTTCAGCGCGGGCGTGGCGGACCGGCTGGGAATAGGCTATGACGCGCTGGCGGCGGTCAACCCCGGCATCGTCTATTGTTCCCTGACGGGATACGGCGCGACCGGCTCCGATCGCCACCTGAAGGCCTACGACCTGATGGTGCAGGCGGCGGTGGGCCTGATGAGCGTGACCGGGGAAGCCGGCGGCCCCCCGGTCAAGACCGGCTCGCCGCTGTCGGACGCCATCGCCGGCGTGTTCGCCGCGTCCGGCATCCTGGCCGCCCTGCTGCACCGCCAGCGCACGGGGCGCGGCCAGGCGGTGGACGTCTCGATGGCCGACTGCCTGTTCTCGCTGATGTTCGACGAACCCTTCGACTGCTACGAGCGGCTGGGCCTGCCCCACCGCCAGGGCAGCCGCATCATGCGGTTCTCGCCCTTCAACGTCTACCGCTCGCGCGACGGCTGGGTAGTGCTGGGCGCGGCCACCGCCGCCGACTGGACCGCCCTGCTGGGCGCGATGGAGCGGCACGACCTGACGGACGATGCGCGGATGAACGATCTGGGCTGGCGCATCGCCCACAACGCGCAGGTCGACGCCATCGTGTCCGCCTGGACCGAGGCGCGCGCCACCCAGGACATCGTCCAGGCCCTGCACGCGGCCAAGGTGCCGTGCAGCCCGGTGCGCAGCATCGACGAGGTCATGCAATGGCGACAACTGCGCGAGCGCGGCATGGTGGTCCCGGTGCACAACCCCATGACCGGCACCGACATGGCCGCCAGCGCCCCCGGCTTCCCCATCAAGTTCAGCGCAGGCCAGGCCGGCTACGACGCGCCGGCGCCGCTGCCCGGCGCCCACACGCAGGAGATCCTGGAAACGCTGGCCGGGCTGTCGCCCCAGCGCATCGAGGAACTGGCGGCGCGCGGGATCGTACGGCGCGCGCAGGTGCCGCCCTCCCAATGA
- the ppa gene encoding inorganic diphosphatase encodes MNLDRVGPGKKAPEEFNVIIEIPMNADPIKYEVDKETGALFVDRFMMTAMHYPCNYGYVPQTLSDDGDPVDVLVITPHPVTVGAVVRCRPIGILNMDDEAGGDAKLLAVPVDKVLPIYRHWQKPEDLQPEYLLRIQHFFEHYKDLEKGKWVKIKGWDGPEAARQEIVGSIERYQQAGK; translated from the coding sequence ATGAATCTCGATCGAGTCGGTCCCGGCAAAAAGGCGCCGGAAGAATTCAACGTCATCATTGAGATCCCGATGAACGCGGATCCGATCAAGTACGAAGTCGACAAGGAAACCGGAGCCTTGTTCGTCGATCGCTTTATGATGACGGCCATGCACTACCCGTGCAATTACGGCTACGTGCCGCAGACCCTGTCCGACGACGGCGACCCCGTCGACGTGCTGGTCATCACCCCCCATCCGGTCACCGTCGGCGCCGTCGTGCGCTGCCGCCCCATCGGCATCCTGAACATGGACGACGAAGCGGGCGGCGACGCCAAGCTGCTGGCCGTGCCCGTGGACAAGGTCCTGCCCATCTACCGCCACTGGCAGAAGCCGGAAGACCTGCAGCCCGAGTACCTGCTGCGCATCCAGCATTTCTTCGAGCACTACAAGGATCTGGAAAAGGGCAAGTGGGTCAAGATCAAGGGCTGGGACGGCCCGGAAGCCGCCCGCCAGGAGATCGTCGGCAGCATCGAGCGCTACCAGCAGGCCGGCAAGTAA
- a CDS encoding heme biosynthesis HemY N-terminal domain-containing protein: MRTWFWTLLLLVAAVGLAVGLRYHSGNVALLLPPYRVELSASLAALILVALFAVLYAALRAISWTLDLPVRVRRWRARRALTQQQELLERGWINLLEGRYAKAEADMSSVAGQTDVPSRRVLANLSAARAAHAMQEFTRRDLLLAQAREAAEADAGLKPAVVLVEADMLLDQQRPEEALALLSQLHEGGPKHMHSLRLTLRAHRDLGHWAEVLKLARTLSKRNALHPAAATRMIATAAAELLRSASDAATRRAIWKDLKDDERILPEVAQAGAAVFEADGDEVRTRRILETALDAQLSPLLLQAYARCSPEHIPPRLEKAESWLRQHPNDPDLLQALGTLCLCGRLWGPAQRYLERSLSERDDPRTHALLASLYDRTDRAVEAVRHWRLATEAVIGLPVLKADEAVLFGPAAARPQFESEEDVAPDRAAGL; the protein is encoded by the coding sequence ATGCGCACCTGGTTCTGGACCCTGTTGCTGCTGGTGGCCGCCGTCGGGCTGGCGGTCGGACTGCGTTATCACTCCGGCAACGTCGCGCTGCTGCTGCCGCCCTACCGGGTCGAGCTGTCCGCCAGCCTGGCCGCGCTGATCCTGGTCGCGCTGTTCGCGGTGCTGTACGCCGCGCTGCGCGCCATCTCCTGGACCCTGGACCTGCCGGTGCGGGTGCGCCGCTGGCGTGCGCGGCGCGCGTTGACGCAGCAGCAGGAGCTGCTCGAGCGCGGCTGGATCAATCTGCTGGAAGGCCGCTATGCCAAGGCCGAGGCCGACATGAGCAGCGTGGCCGGACAGACCGACGTGCCGTCGCGCCGCGTCCTGGCCAACCTGTCGGCCGCCCGGGCGGCGCATGCCATGCAGGAATTCACCCGCCGCGACCTGCTGCTGGCGCAGGCCCGCGAGGCCGCGGAAGCCGACGCCGGACTCAAGCCCGCGGTCGTCCTGGTCGAGGCCGACATGCTGCTCGACCAGCAGCGGCCCGAGGAAGCATTGGCGCTGCTGTCGCAACTGCACGAGGGCGGGCCCAAGCACATGCATTCGCTGCGGCTCACCTTGCGAGCCCATCGCGACCTGGGGCATTGGGCCGAGGTCCTGAAGCTGGCGCGCACGCTGTCCAAGCGCAATGCCCTGCATCCGGCCGCCGCCACCCGCATGATCGCCACCGCCGCGGCCGAACTGCTGCGCTCGGCCAGCGATGCCGCCACGCGGCGCGCCATCTGGAAGGACCTGAAGGACGACGAGCGCATCCTGCCCGAAGTGGCGCAGGCCGGCGCCGCGGTGTTCGAGGCCGATGGCGACGAAGTGCGCACCCGCCGCATCCTCGAGACCGCGCTCGACGCCCAGCTCAGCCCGCTCCTGCTGCAGGCCTATGCCCGTTGCAGCCCCGAACACATACCTCCGCGGCTGGAGAAGGCCGAGAGCTGGCTGCGCCAGCATCCCAATGATCCCGACCTGCTGCAGGCGCTGGGCACGCTGTGCCTGTGCGGCCGCCTGTGGGGCCCGGCGCAGCGATATCTCGAACGCAGCCTGAGCGAGCGCGACGACCCGCGCACGCATGCGCTGCTGGCCAGCCTGTACGATCGCACCGACCGCGCCGTCGAGGCCGTGCGCCACTGGCGCCTGGCTACCGAGGCCGTGATCGGCCTGCCGGTCCTGAAGGCCGACGAAGCGGTCCTGTTCGGACCCGCCGCCGCGCGTCCCCAGTTCGAGAGCGAAGAGGACGTGGCGCCCGATCGCGCGGCTGGCCTCTAG
- a CDS encoding uroporphyrinogen-III C-methyltransferase, whose translation MTASENASPASAQGPAPNDTRSATERAGRAPKGRTSSRSFPWLGTVLAFALIVIVVLAAALWRQQQLVDAIGRESARRFNEIDSFSRDAQARARQALSISQGNTDKLAVLESKVLESQSQQAALEQLYQELSRGEDEWTLIEVEQALSIAAQQLQLAGNVQNSIAALQVADARLARADRPQFTAVRRAIAQDLERLRGLPSVDVSGLVVKIDQLIGLLDRLPLLAGVQPAHEADGQAAPAAAEAVQAPAADASWWKRAIAWWEPLRNGFLGDMRDLIRIRRIDKPDALLVSPEQGAMVRENLKLRLLNARLALLSRQEHAWRADLDAVGQALPAYFDANAPATRNAQTLLRQIRETDISIELPNLNDSLAAVRSVLPRNAVPGAQR comes from the coding sequence ATGACTGCATCCGAGAACGCATCTCCCGCATCCGCGCAGGGTCCTGCGCCCAACGATACCCGTTCCGCAACCGAGCGCGCCGGCCGTGCCCCCAAGGGGCGGACGTCCAGCCGGTCCTTCCCCTGGCTGGGAACGGTGCTCGCTTTCGCGCTGATCGTGATCGTGGTGCTGGCGGCCGCGCTGTGGCGCCAGCAGCAACTGGTCGATGCCATCGGCCGCGAATCGGCGCGCCGCTTCAACGAGATCGACTCCTTCTCCCGCGATGCCCAGGCCCGCGCCCGTCAGGCCCTGTCCATCTCCCAGGGCAATACCGACAAGCTGGCCGTGCTCGAATCCAAGGTGCTGGAGTCGCAAAGCCAGCAGGCCGCGCTGGAGCAGCTCTACCAGGAGCTGTCGCGCGGCGAGGACGAGTGGACCCTGATCGAGGTCGAACAGGCCCTGTCCATCGCCGCCCAGCAGCTGCAGCTGGCCGGCAACGTGCAGAACTCCATCGCCGCGCTGCAGGTGGCCGACGCCCGGCTGGCGCGTGCCGACCGGCCCCAGTTCACCGCCGTGCGCCGCGCCATCGCGCAGGACCTCGAGCGGCTGCGCGGACTGCCGTCGGTGGACGTGTCCGGCCTGGTGGTCAAGATCGACCAGTTGATCGGTCTGCTGGACCGCCTGCCGCTGCTGGCCGGCGTGCAGCCGGCCCATGAAGCCGACGGCCAGGCCGCGCCGGCCGCGGCCGAAGCCGTCCAGGCGCCGGCGGCCGATGCGTCCTGGTGGAAGCGGGCCATCGCCTGGTGGGAACCCCTGCGGAACGGCTTCCTGGGCGACATGCGCGACCTGATCCGCATTCGCCGCATCGACAAGCCCGATGCCCTGCTGGTGTCTCCCGAGCAGGGCGCCATGGTGCGCGAGAACCTCAAGCTCAGGCTGCTCAACGCCCGCCTGGCCCTGCTGTCCCGGCAGGAACATGCCTGGCGCGCCGACCTGGACGCGGTCGGCCAGGCCCTGCCCGCCTACTTCGATGCCAATGCGCCGGCCACGCGCAACGCCCAGACGCTGCTGCGGCAGATCCGCGAGACCGACATCTCCATCGAGCTGCCGAACCTCAATGACAGCCTGGCCGCGGTGCGCTCGGTGCTGCCGCGCAATGCCGTTCCCGGCGCGCAGAGGTAA
- a CDS encoding uroporphyrinogen-III synthase yields the protein MPAQPSAPVPGRTVILTRPAGQNDGLARALAAGGWRPLDLPALRLTPEAGPVPDPAAFDLVVFVSGNAVRMFLDAWREATGPDRAWPAATAAAVVGPASARALREHPAFGQGPRLLQPAADSPHFDSEALWAILSAAPLPSRVLIVRGGRGEQGSGRDWLAGRLREAGAGVTLHRAYRRVPETWMPAQAERLRELARAGTPTAWLLTSAEGVDAVRGQLARLGLLDWWADCRLVATHPRIARHLITVIAEALPARDHPPMLQTCAPRDEDILAAIESVS from the coding sequence ATGCCGGCCCAGCCATCCGCGCCGGTACCCGGGCGCACCGTCATCCTGACCCGTCCCGCCGGCCAGAACGACGGCCTGGCGCGGGCGCTCGCGGCGGGCGGATGGCGGCCGCTGGACCTGCCGGCGCTGCGGCTGACCCCGGAGGCCGGCCCGGTGCCCGATCCCGCGGCCTTCGATCTCGTCGTCTTCGTCAGCGGCAACGCCGTGCGGATGTTCCTGGACGCGTGGCGCGAGGCCACCGGGCCAGACCGGGCCTGGCCCGCCGCCACCGCGGCCGCGGTCGTCGGACCCGCCAGCGCGCGGGCGCTGCGCGAACATCCGGCCTTCGGCCAGGGGCCGCGGCTGCTGCAGCCCGCCGCCGACAGCCCGCATTTCGACTCCGAGGCGCTGTGGGCCATCCTGTCCGCCGCGCCGCTGCCGTCGCGGGTGCTGATCGTGCGCGGCGGCCGGGGCGAGCAGGGCAGCGGCCGCGACTGGCTGGCCGGCCGCCTGCGCGAGGCCGGCGCCGGCGTCACCCTGCACCGCGCCTACAGGCGGGTGCCCGAGACGTGGATGCCGGCCCAGGCCGAGCGCCTGCGCGAACTGGCCCGCGCCGGCACGCCCACCGCGTGGCTGCTGACCAGCGCCGAGGGCGTGGACGCGGTGCGCGGGCAGCTTGCCCGCCTGGGATTGCTGGACTGGTGGGCCGATTGTCGTCTCGTTGCAACCCATCCACGGATCGCCCGGCATTTAATAACGGTGATCGCCGAAGCATTGCCCGCTCGCGACCACCCGCCAATGTTACAAACTTGCGCGCCCCGGGATGAGGACATCCTGGCCGCGATAGAATCGGTGTCATGA